A window of Micromonospora eburnea genomic DNA:
CAGCGGCCGGTCGTCGGCGTCCACCCGGTCGTTGGTCTTGACCTGCACCCGGGTCGTGTACGGGAACCAGTAGAACTCGACGTGGTCGTGCTCGCCGACCAGCGACGGCAGGTCGGCCAACACCGCGTCCAGCGCCGCCGGCCGCTCGTGCGCGCGGAGCACGAAGGCGTCGACGCAGCGCAGCGTGACCTCGACCAGCACCCCGACCGCGCCGAGCCCGACCCGGGCGGCGGCGAAGACGTCGCGGTGCGCCTCCGCGGAGCAGTGCAGCACCTCGCCGGTGCCGGTGACCAGGGTCAGCGCCGTGACGAAGGTGGAGAGGCAGCCGAGCCGCGCGCCGGTGCCGTGGGTGCCGGTGGAGAGCGCGCCGGCCACGGTCTGCGCGTCGATGTCGCCGAGGTTGGGTAGGGCCAGGCCGTGGGTGGCGAGCAACTCGTTGAGGGCGTGCAGGGTCATCCCGGCCGGTACGGTGACCAGCCGGCGGGCGGCGTCGACGGTGACCCCGGTGTCCAGATCGGACAGATCGAGCCGGTGTCCGTCGGTCAGGGCGGCCCCGGTGAACGAGTGACCGCTGCCCACCGCCCGGATGGTCCGGCCAGCGCCGGCTGCGGCGCCGACCGCATCGACGACCTCGGCGACGGTCCGGGGGTGCGTCACAAGAGCGGCGGTGCTGTGCTGGTTGCCGGC
This region includes:
- a CDS encoding D-arabinono-1,4-lactone oxidase; translated protein: MSGTPAAWSNWAGNQHSTAALVTHPRTVAEVVDAVGAAAGAGRTIRAVGSGHSFTGAALTDGHRLDLSDLDTGVTVDAARRLVTVPAGMTLHALNELLATHGLALPNLGDIDAQTVAGALSTGTHGTGARLGCLSTFVTALTLVTGTGEVLHCSAEAHRDVFAAARVGLGAVGVLVEVTLRCVDAFVLRAHERPAALDAVLADLPSLVGEHDHVEFYWFPYTTRVQVKTNDRVDADDRPLPRWRGWLDDEFLANSVFAGACRLGRAVPALAPGISAVSARALTERTYTGRSDLVFCTPRRVRFVEMEYALPRAVLPAALDALRRIVDGLPFKVLFPVEVRFTAADDIWLSHGYGRDSVYLAIHQYVGMPFEPYFRAFEEVATELGGRPHWGKLHYRDAASLATAYPKFADFLTVRDRLDPDRLFTNPYLARVLGA